One Granulicella sp. 5B5 DNA window includes the following coding sequences:
- a CDS encoding DUF1501 domain-containing protein: MMSFASMIGESLAQAEAMEKSHPGSAAATTAATNPWMLRDPKFKPKAKHVIFLFMNGGLSQVDSFDYKPKLAQYDGKPMPGGDLGHERKTGSLMKSPFEFKQYGHNGLYVSELFPNVGACADDICVVKSVYTEIPNHEPALIMMNTGANIIGRPSMGSWLTYGLGTENKNLPGFVVLCPRVPTTVGPPLWSAGFLPAVNQATYVTDDTSQKDFDPYKLIPDIHNSNYDLTHQRKELDLVKKLDALNEQETYGASTTDADPQFESTIASMETAYRMQTEAPEVFDVRKESEATIKMYGEGSTARGCLTAARLVEKGVRMVQVYYAAGDPWDAHQDIQAHRKNAKDSDQPFAALIKDLKGRGLLDETIIVCGSEFGRTPVVELGGAGTHAGRDHNPHGFTMWLAGGGIKGGMTYGETDDFGWKVVDKPVHVHDIHATILYLMGIDHTKLTFRSSGRDFRLTDVAGNVVHDIIA, encoded by the coding sequence ATGATGAGCTTCGCCAGCATGATCGGCGAATCGCTCGCGCAGGCAGAAGCGATGGAAAAGAGCCATCCGGGTTCTGCCGCGGCCACCACTGCGGCCACCAATCCGTGGATGCTCCGCGACCCCAAGTTCAAGCCCAAAGCCAAGCACGTCATCTTCCTCTTCATGAACGGTGGCCTCTCGCAGGTCGACTCCTTCGACTACAAGCCCAAGCTCGCCCAGTACGACGGCAAGCCCATGCCCGGCGGCGATCTCGGCCACGAGCGCAAGACCGGCTCGCTCATGAAGTCGCCCTTTGAGTTCAAGCAGTACGGCCACAACGGCCTCTACGTCTCGGAGCTCTTCCCCAACGTCGGCGCCTGCGCGGACGACATCTGCGTCGTCAAGTCCGTCTACACCGAGATCCCCAACCATGAGCCCGCGCTCATCATGATGAACACCGGCGCGAACATCATCGGCCGCCCGTCCATGGGTTCATGGCTCACCTACGGCCTCGGCACGGAGAACAAGAACCTTCCCGGCTTCGTCGTCCTCTGTCCGCGCGTGCCCACCACCGTCGGCCCGCCGTTATGGTCAGCAGGCTTCCTGCCCGCCGTCAACCAGGCCACCTACGTCACCGACGACACGAGCCAGAAGGACTTCGATCCCTACAAGCTCATCCCCGACATCCATAACTCCAACTACGATCTCACGCACCAGCGCAAGGAGCTCGACCTCGTCAAGAAGCTCGATGCGCTCAACGAGCAGGAGACCTACGGCGCCAGCACCACCGACGCCGACCCCCAGTTCGAGTCCACCATCGCCTCGATGGAGACTGCCTACCGCATGCAGACCGAAGCGCCCGAAGTCTTCGACGTCCGCAAGGAGTCCGAAGCCACCATCAAGATGTACGGTGAAGGCTCCACGGCTCGCGGCTGCCTCACCGCCGCGCGCCTCGTAGAAAAGGGCGTCCGCATGGTGCAGGTCTACTACGCCGCAGGCGATCCGTGGGATGCGCACCAGGACATCCAGGCGCACCGCAAGAACGCCAAGGACTCCGACCAGCCCTTCGCCGCTCTCATCAAGGACCTCAAGGGCCGCGGCCTTCTCGACGAAACCATCATCGTCTGCGGTTCAGAGTTCGGCCGCACCCCGGTCGTCGAGCTCGGCGGCGCGGGCACCCACGCAGGCCGTGACCACAACCCCCACGGCTTCACCATGTGGCTCGCCGGCGGCGGCATCAAGGGCGGCATGACCTACGGTGAAACCGATGACTTCGGCTGGAAGGTCGTCGACAAGCCTGTCCACGTCCACGACATCCACGCCACCATCCTCTACCTCATGGGCATCGACCACACCAAGCTCACCTTCCGCTCCAGCGGCCGCGACTTCCGCCTCACTGACGTCGCCGGCAATGTCGTCCACGACATCATCGCCTAA